A single Lolium perenne isolate Kyuss_39 chromosome 6, Kyuss_2.0, whole genome shotgun sequence DNA region contains:
- the LOC127307536 gene encoding peroxidase 2-like, which produces MVMKLSARAIVFSLCLGLAFFAGQPVTVHGGRGGGGHGKKDAVVDKVNKIVAKAIEDKPGVGPALIRLLFHDCWVNGCDASVLLDGSKTEKKAKNNIGLDGFDVIDEIKGEVGEDVSCADIVVLAARHATFVVSRGKIAYSVKTGRMDGVSSSAAAADAVLPPSTLRFTQLKANFASKNFTVRELVVLSGAHAVGVAHRSSFEDRLDDDTTPISANYQTALLAEVEAKTTAKVPDPIEPNNIRDKEFAFRNASDYDDTGVDTSKAARGVLDNSYYHANLQNAVLFRSDWELRNDTTGEGTMETFKADANKWYLQFGKAMAKLSELPAEGTRFEIRKNCRKAN; this is translated from the exons ATGGTGATGAAGCTCAGCGCGCGCGCCATCGTATTCTCTCTCTGCCTGGGACTCGCCTTCTTCGCCGGGCAACCTGTAACTGTCCATGGTGgccgcggcggcggtggccatGGCAAGAAAGACGCCGTTGTGGACAAGGTTAACAAGATAGTGGCCAAGGCCATCGAGGACAAGCCCGGCGTCGGCCCCGCCCTCATCCGGCTGCTCTTCCACGACTGCTGGGTCAAC GGCTGCGACGCGTCCGTGCTCTTGGACGGCAGCAAGACGGAGAAGAAGGCGAAGAACAACATCGGCCTCGACGGCTTTGACGTGATCGACGAGATCAAGGGCGAGGTCGGCGAGGACGTCTCCTGCGCCGACATCGTGGTCCTGGCTGCGCGCCACGCGACCTTCGTCGTCAGCCGCGGCAAGATCGCCTACTCCGTGAAGACGGGACGCATGGACGGCGttagctcctccgccgccgccgctgacgCGGTCCTCCCGCCATCCACCTTGCGGTTCACGCAGCTCAAGGCTAACTTCGCATCCAAGAATTTCACCGTGAGGGAGCTCGTCGTCCTCTCGGGTGCGCACGCCGTCGGCGTCGCCCACCGCTCGTCCTTCGAGGACCGCCTTGACGATGACACCACCCCCATCAGCGCCAACTACCAGACGGCGCTCCTTGCCGAAGTAGAGGCCAAGACGACGGCGAAGGTGCCGGACCCGATCGAGCCGAACAACATTCGCGACAAGGAGTTCGCCTTTCGGAATGCGTCCGACTACGACGACACAGGGGTGGATACATCCAAGGCGGCGAGGGGGGTGCTGGACAATAGCTACTACCACGCCAACCTCCAGAACGCGGTGCTCTTCAGGTCCGACTGGGAGCTACGCAACGACACCACCGGCGAGGGTACCATGGAGACGTTCAAGGCCGACGCCAACAAGTGGTACCTCCAGTTCGGCAAGGCCATGGCCAAGCTCAGCGAGCTCCCCGCCGAGGGCACTCGTTTCGAGATCAGGAAGAACTGCAGAAAAGCCAACTAG